The following coding sequences are from one Lolium rigidum isolate FL_2022 chromosome 6, APGP_CSIRO_Lrig_0.1, whole genome shotgun sequence window:
- the LOC124665206 gene encoding coiled-coil domain-containing protein SCD2-like, translating into MDRLRAGSPVYGRQRSGSSTGSTSPGGVSPSHHRSSSTSSAASIPGAGAGAGVGGISNVRRTQNVAARAAAARLAQVMASQSAAAANGDDEDEDDYANDHPPPPPIRFGSGARAPHGSNGVSLLGRAARSPSPALGRNIVEQPPPVRSASTGRLAVAARPTATVVPPIKTNSTLRTPSPIPPVAVDSPVQRSQTRRFDTAPLNNRESAPRRESSTLQDELDMLQEENESVLEKLRRAEEKCEEAEARAKELEKQVAALGDGVSLEARLLSRKEAALKQREAALKAARESNDGRNGDIKHELESAKEEAAAAVDQLKEAESETKALRSMTQRMILTQEEMEEVVLKRCWLARYWGLAVQYGVYPEIAVSKHEHWSSLAPLPLEVVLSAGQKAKDEPKQGEDDAQRRNRLVRDMSDIMGEGNIESMLSVEMGLRELSSLKVEDAVVVALGQHRRPSIVRQFTSDYKSPGEPKFLEAFDLSPEEAEDVSFKHAWLIYFWRRAKTHGIEEDIADERLQFWIGRNAHAPNSHDAIDVERGLTELRKLGVEQQLWEGTRADIDEAASAAENE; encoded by the exons ATGGACCGTCTCCGGGCGGGGAGCCCCGTCTACGGGCGCCAGCGCAGCGGCAGCAGCACGGGCTCCACCTCCCCGGGCGGCGTCTCCCCCTCCCACCACCGCTCCTCCTCAACCTCCTCTGCCGCCTCCATCccaggcgccggcgccggcgccggcgtcgggGGCATCTCTAACGTCCGCCGCACGCAGAAcgtcgccgcgcgcgccgcggccGCGAGGCTCGCGCAGGTCATGGCCTCCCAGAGCGCCGCCGCGGCCAAcggggacgacgaggacgaggacgactacGCCAACGAccacccgcccccgcccccgaTCAGGTTCGGCAGCGGAGCCCGCGCCCCGCACGGCAGCAACGGCGTCTCCCTGCTCGGCCGCGCCGCGAGATCTCCCTCCCCTGCG TTAGGTCGGAACATTGTAGAGCAACCTCCTCCAGTCCGATCAGCATCAACTGGGAGATTGGCCGTTGCGGCACGACCAACTGCCACTGTGGTGCCACCGATCAAAACCAACTCGACGCTGCGAACCCCGTCTCCGATCCCGCCTGTGGCTGTGGATTCTCCAGTGCAACGCAGTCAGACGAGAAG GTTTGATACAGCGCCACTTAACAATAGAGAATCAGCGCCACGGAGAGAGTCATCTACGCTTCAAGATGag CTTGATATGCTACAAGAGGAGAATGAAAGTGTTCTAGAAAAG TTACGGCGTGCTGAAGAAAAATGCGAGGAAGCGGAAGCTAGAGCCAAGGAGCTTGAGAAACAG GTAGCCGCTCTTGGAGATGGGGTATCCTTAGAAGCTCGTCTCTTGAGCAG GAAGGAGGCGGCACTTAAACAGAGGGAG GCTGCACTAAAGGCTGCAAGGGAATCAAATGACGGTAGAAATGGGGACATTAAGCATGAACTTGAG TCTGCGAAGGAGGAGGCTGCAGCGGCTGTGGACCAGCTAAAGGAGGCAGAGTCTGAAACAAAGGCGCTGCGATCGATGACTCAGAGAATGATCTTAACACAGGAAGAAATG GAAGAAGTTGTCCTTAAAAGGTGCTGGCTTGCACGGTATTGGGGCTTAGCGGTTCAATATG GAGTTTATCCCgagattgcggtatcaaagcatgaaCATTGGTCATCTTTAGCCCCTCTTCCTCTTGAGGTGGTTCTCTCTGCTGGTCAAAAGGCTAAGGATGAGCCTAAGCAAG GTGAGGATGATGCTCAGAGGAGAAACCGGCTTGTGCGAGATATGAGTGATATTATGGGAGAAGGCAACATAGAGAGCATGCTTTCAGTTGAAATGGGACTGAGAGAGCTTTCATCTTTAAAG GTAGAAGATGCTGTTGTAGTTGCACTGGGTCAACACCGAAGACCTAGCATAGTTCGGCAATTCACATCAG ATTATAAATCACCTGGCGAACCAAAATTCTTGGAGGCATTCG ACCTTAGCCCGGAAGAGGCAGAGGATGTTAGCTTCAAGCAC GCGTGGCTTATATACTTCTGGAGACGAGCGAAAACTCATGGTATTGAGGAAGATATTGCTGATGAGAGACTTCAGTTTTGGATTGGTCGCAATGCACATGCTCCAAATTCTCATGATGCTATTGATG TGGAGCGAGGTCTGACAGAGCTGCGAAAATTGGGTGTAGAGCAGCAATTGTGGGAGGGCACGCGTGCAGACATTGATGAAGCTGCTTCGGCAGCCGAGAACGAATAG